From the genome of Hymenobacter gelipurpurascens:
ACCTGGGCGGTGGTGCTGGCGGGCTTATGCTACTTACTAGGCGGGTTTTCACGGCTGAACTTCCTGTTCCAGCCGAACTCATTCGAGGTTTTTGCTTTCACGCTCTCCTGCTATTGGCTGATCCGGTATCAGCAGGAGCCCCGGTCGCGTTTCCTTTATGGGGTAGGTGCGGTGTTGGGGCTGGCTCTGCTGAATAAGTATTCCACGCTGTTTTTTCTGGCGGCGCTGGTGGGCAGCCTCCTGCTCACGCCCACCCGGCGGGTGCTGAGTACCCGTGCCTTCTGGCTTGGGGCCGGGCTGGCCCTGCTGCTGTGGCTCCCGAATATGGTGTGGCAGGTGCGCCACGGTATTCCGTTTCTGCACCACATGCAGGAGCTGCACGACACCCAACTGGTAAACGTATCATTGGCCGATTTCTGGAAAGACCAGGTGCTGATGTGCGTGTCCGCGGTGTGGGTGTGGGTACCGGGGCTGCTGGCCTTGCTGTTGTATAAGCCGTTTCGGGAGTACCGCGCTGTAGGCCTCATCTACTGCTTCGGGCTCCTGATTCTGAACTTGCTGCACGGCAAGAGCTACTACGCATTAGGATATTACCCAATTCTGTTTGCTGCCGGGGCCGTGTGGTGGGAGCAGCGGCTGCAGCACTGGCCTAGCGCGCAACGGTGGCTGCGGCCGGCGCTGCTGGTACTGCCGGTACTGCTAATGCTGCCACTGTATCCGTACCTGACCACGGTGTATGCGCCGGCGCATCTGGAAAAGCTGGGAGTGGCCTACCGCGGTATTGGGGTGTTGCGCTGGGAAGATGCCAAGGACCACCCGCTGCCCCAGGATTTTGCTGATATGCTGGGCTGGCAGGAACTCGCCGACAAAACCTGGCAGGCCTACCAGGCCTTGCCCGATTCTACACGGGCCCGCACGCTCATAAAGTGTGATAATTACGGGCAGGCGGGTGCCATCAACTATTTCAACCGCCACCGCGCCATGCCGGCTGCCACCAGCTTCAATGGCAGCTACCTGTACTGGTTTCCGCTGGTGCCCGCCCGGCCCTACCGGCATATGCTGCTCGTAGGCGAAGGCAACCCGACTGAGCTGGTTTCTTACTTTCAGGAGTTCCGGAAAATGGGCGAAATCACCAACCCTTACGCCCGCGAGAAAGGCACTTCCATCTACCTCGGCACCTACCCGAGTAAGGCAATTATGGCCCGCGTGTACCGGGAGCATCAGGAAGAGTTGGCGCAGTGGGAGGGGCCTACTCCCGATCAAAACGCTCCAGTAGCAGCGGGAAGATGATAACTTCGCCGTAGAGGGCGGCGGCAATAGAAAGCGAAGTGAGGAGGCCGAACAGGAAAACGGTTTGCAGGGAAGCCAGCATCATCACGGCATAGCCGCCAAACAGCACCGCGCTGGTGAGCACAATGGTAGGACCGACGTGCGCAATGGTGACGTGGCGGGCGGCATAGGGACCCAGGCCTGCGCGGCGCTGCTCCCGGTACGCATGAATGAAGTGTACGGTATCATCGGTGCAGAAGCTGAGCACGATGGCCGCAATGCTGGCCGTGGCGGTATCCAGCGCAATGCCGGCCCAGCCCATCACGCCCAGCAGTACCACCACCGGAAACACATTGGGAATCAGAGCCAGCAAAGCCAGCCGGAAGTTGCCCACGAAAGTCCACACCAGCCCCAGCACCAGCACAAACGACAGCAGCAGGCTGTTGGTCTGGGAAGTCGTGACGTAGTCGGTGATGCGGGCGTAGAGCGGCTGGTAGCCGGCGGGCCGCACATTGGCCACCGGGCCTAGCGTGTGGCGGGCCATGCGCAGCAGCGTATCGGTGGTGGCGGTGAGCTGCCGCGCCGAGAGCATTCGGCCCGAAACCGTGATGCGCCCCGTGCCCGAGGGCTTGTGCTCAAACTGGCCTAGCAGCTGCGGGTAGTCGTTTTGGAGGCGCGAAGCAATATCCTTCACGGCCCCTGACTGGCCTAGCAATTGCCCGCCCCGCGGCCCGTAGCGCGTTTCAAGCCCCGCCTGATACAGGGAATGAAAGCCAAATACTTCGCCGGCGCTGTGCAGGGTCCGGGCCGAATCGGAGAATGCCGCCGCTGCCCGTAGCACGGCTGGGCTGGAGAGCGAGTAGCCGGGGCGCGGCTCAACCAGCAGTTCCAGCGGCAGATACGGCCCCCAGGCGGCTTCCAGTGCTTGGTGGTCGCGCACCACGATGTTATCAGTTGGCAAATAGCCGAGCGTGTAGGTGTCGGCGCGCAGGCGGGTAGCGCCCCACAGGCCTAGGCCTACCAACACCACCGAAACCACTGTGGCCAGCCGCCGGTGCCGCAGCACAAAGCCGTAGAAAGCCACCAGCCGCGTGCTGGTGGTGTGCGTTGCGCGGGGGCTAGGGGCGGCATGGGGCAATAGCAAAACGCCCAACCCGAAGGTGAAAACCAGGCAGAGCGCAATGCCCAACGCCGCAAACACGCCAAACACGCGCAGAATGGCCATTGGGCTGCTGAGCAGGGCCAGAAACCCCGCCACCGTTGTGAGCATGGTGGCCAGACAAGGACGGGCGAGGTTACGCAGGGCCTGTAGGGTATCGGTGGGGCCGGTGCTGCCGGGCCCAGCAAGGTGGTTGCGCTCATTCACCACGTGCAGGGCATCCATGAGTCCCAGCAGAATAATGATAACCGGCAGCAGCACCGTCATGAGGTTAAGACGGTAGCCCAGCAGGCCATACAGGCCTAGCGTGATATAGGTGGCCAAGCCCACAATGCCCAGCGTGTACAGCAGCAGCCACAGATTGCGGTAAAGCAGCCAGAAAACCACAAACATCAGCACGTAGCCCAGGCCCAGAAACAGCCCAAAATCCTGCTGGGAAAGCGCATTGAGGCCCGCATACACCACGCCCACGCCGCCCAGCCAGGCGCGGCCTTTGGGTACATGCGCTTCCGTTAGTGTCCGCAACTGGCCTAGAATCTCGCCGCGGCGGTCATCAAAATCGGGGCTACTCCGCAGTACCACCAGCAGCCGGGCCGTACGATAATCGGGACTGAACAGCTGCGCTCGGAGCGTTGGCTGCCGCGCCAGGTAGCGCTGCACAGCTGCCGGAGTGGTGGTAGAATCCAGCAGCTGGCGGGCTGAGTGTAGGCCATCGGGCGCCGGCACGGAGGTAGTGCCCGCGCCGAGTACGGCCGCTACATCGGGGTGGTGCTCCAGGGCCTGGCTCAGCTGCCGCAGCCGCCGGAAGTTGCGCGACGTGAGCAGCGTAGCCGGGTCATGCACGCCAATGATAACCACCTCATCATTGCCGAAGCGTTGCTGAAAGGTGTGGTAGGCCACCAGGGCCGGGTCGCCTTCCAGAAACCAGGCAGAGAGTCTGTTATCAACCTGTACGCCGGCCTGCACACCTGGCCACAGTGCTACGCACGCAGCAGCTAAAGCGGCCAGAAACAGAAAGCGCCACTTGTAAAGCGAAGAAATCATAGAAGGGGGGTAGCGGCACCAACTGCGAAGTAGCCGATGCTGCCCCGAAGAAACCTGCTTTTATGGCCTTCATTCTGAAATAAGTACCGAATGAATGACTTTTCAACCAGATATTTTACGTGTTTAAAGGCCTTGTTAAGTGTTGTTATATGTCTGATATACAAGTAATTGAAAAGTATTGTAGGTGTGTTCTATTTAGACATTGACGCAATGCCTAATTTTCTATATACCGGTATCAGAGGCGCCATTCTTTCCCTATTGTTGCAAGCAGAAAGCCGCTCGTAAAATGCATTGGTTTTGCTAAGCTGTACGATAGGCAAAGGTGAAATAGGATGGAAATGACGACGTCCGAACTGTCATGCTGAGCGCAGTCGAAGCATCTCTACCTCTGACTAACCAACTGGCCTAGGCCTCTGCAACGAAGCGGTAGAGATGCTTCGACTGCGCTCAGCATGACAGTTTGTGTGGCAACGACACCACACCAAATGCTTCGCCTCCAACTCCACGTGACGGACTATTTTAGGCTGCTTACAATCCTCTCAACCTCGCTCCAATACCTCGAAACCCGTGACGCACGCCATGCTTTTTCCCGCTTCCCGCTCATTTGGGGCCTATTTGCAGGAGCGTTTTCCGCCTGTGAACATGGCGCTCTTTGCCATTGTGTTCCTGACGGTGCGGGCAGTGGTGGTGGCGGCCGGTGAGCCAGCGGGGTTTGGGTTGCGGGAGCTGTTGGGCATTGGGGCTACCATCTCATTCTTCTACCGGCTGCGGGTGTTTGATGAGGTGAAGGATTACGCCACCGACCTGGAGCATCATCCGCAGCGGGTGCTGCAAACGGGGCGCGTAACGTTGCCGCAGTTGGGGGCGGTGGCCGTGTTGGGCAGCCTTGGGGAGATGCTGTGGTCGTGGTGGATGGGACCGATGGCGCTGGCCGGATGGGGCATAGCCGTGGGCTACAGCCTGCTGATGCGCTACGAGTTTGGCGTAGGCCAGTGGCTGCGGCAACGGCTGGTGCTGTACGCCGGCACCCACCTGCTCGTGATGCCCCTCGTGATTTTGTGGCTCTGGTGGGCGCTGGCCGGCCCGGGTTACTTGCCGCAGGTGTTCTGGCTGCTGGCGGCCCTCAGCCTGCTGGGCGGACTGGCTTTCGAAATAGCGCGCAAAATTCGCCCCGCTGCCACCGAGGTGCCCGGCCTCGATTCTTACTCGCGGGAGCTGGGCTACGGCGGTGCCATTGGGGCGGTGTTGGTGGTGCTGCTGGCAGGGGTGCTGGTGCAGGCGCGGCTGCTGGCTTTGCTGCAGGCCGGGCCGGTGCCCCTGGTGGTGCTAGGCCTGCTTTACCTGCTCACGGCTGTGCATTATGTGTTGGCCTGGCGCCAGCCAGACACCGGGCGCCTGAAGAAAGCCGAGCTACTGACCTCCCTGTTCATGCTCGTCAGCTACGTTTCTATTCTCATCGAAATACATGGTCTAGGCCACCGCTTCGCCATCTAGCTGCCTATTTCCAGCACCATAAAACGCAGCACTCCGCTGCGTAAACTTCTGAGTCCCTCTGTGGGAACCACCGCCAGTTCAGCTACCACTCATGCTACTCCTCCCTCACACACCAGCCGCCGTGCGCCGCACCTACACACCAGGCGGGAAGGCGGCCGGACTGCAGAAATTGCAGGAACTAGGGCTGCCGGTGCCTCCCTTCGTAGTGCTGCCCGCTGAAACGTTCGAGCCCCGGCTACAGCCCCTGCCTACCACCCCTGAGGGCCTAGCACAACGCAGTAACGAGCTGCGCTCCTTTCAGTTATCGGCGTCAGATGCAGCGGCGCTAGATCATACTCTGGCCAGCTGGGGATTCCCTGAGCGGCCCGTAGTGGTGCGCTCCTCCGTCGCGGATGAAGATGGCGCCACCGCAGCCTTTGCCGGCCTCATGGATTCCTTCCTGAATCTTACTACGCTGCCTGATGTGCTGGCAGCTATTGGCGCTTGCGCGGCCAGTGCCTACTCAGAGCGGGCCGTGGCCTACCGTCAGCAAAAGGGCCTGCCGCTGGCCGCCCGCCCGGCAGTGGTTGTGCAGCGGCAGCTAACGGCAGAGGTGAGCGGGGTGCTGTTTACTACCTATCCGGAGTACCCGCTGTACGAGGCTATTCATGTGGTGCGGGGCTTTGGAGAAGGGCTGGTGGGCGGGCATTTCGATCCGCAGGAAACCTACCTAAGCAAGGCCACGGGCGCCGTGTGCGGGCAGCGCCAGCCGCTACAGCCAGAGCAGCTGGTGGCCGCTCCGAGTGGTTCGGGGTTATGTTTGGCGCCGGTACCGCCGAATCTGCAGGCCACCGAATGCCTCACGGCAGAGCAGCTGCAAAATCTGCACGAGGCGGCGCAGCTCCTGGAAAAGCACATGGGCCATCCGCAGGATGTGGAATTTGTGGTGGCCGAAGGCAAGGTGTGGCTGGTGCAGGCGCGGCCCATCACGCAGCCCATTCCGGAGGTGGTGGTCTATGATAACTCCAACATTCAGGAAAGCTACTGCGGCGTCACGACGCCCCTCACGTTCCGCTTTGCTCAGCGCGCCTACGCCACCGTGTATCGCCAAACGATGCGCGTACTAGGCCTGCCTCAGCACGTAATCGACGGGCATGAAACCGTGGTGACCCAGCTGCTGGGCCTGGTGCAGGGGCGCATTTATTACCACATCAACCACTGGTACCAGGGTCTGCTGCTGCTGCCATCATTCCGCCAGAACAAGGAGGATATGGAGCGCATGATGGGCCTGGAAGAACCCGCAGATGTAGTGCAAACTCGCGTGCGGAGCCTCCCGGAACGCCTCCGGATGCTGCCGCGCCTGCTGCTGAACCTGAGCCGGCTGCTGCGTGCTTTCCAGCAGTTGCCCAAGCAGATTACCCGCTTTCAAGCCAACTTCCAGACTCACTATGCGCGTTTCTATCAGCTGACCCTACCCACTCTTTCGGGAGCAGAGTTGCTGGCCGAAAAAGCGCGCCTCGATGCCGGTTTGCTGCAGCAGTGGACCACACCCATCGTGAATGATTTTCGGGTGATGATGGCCAACGGCCGCGCCCTACGCCAGCTCCGCCGCAGTGGCCTAGGCCACCCCGAGGAGTTTCTGCACCGCTACCTCTCAGGCGACGATACGCTGCCAAGTGCCCAGATGCCGCGCCTCATGCAGCAGTTGGCCCAGCAGACCGCTGCCCATCCCAATCTACGCGCCCTGATACTAGCACTGCCCCCCGATGTGCACACCCAGGTAGGCTACCTCGCGCCAGCTTTTCATGCGTCCGCCACCGAGTTCATTCAGCAATACGGCGACCGGACCGTGGGCGAGCTGAAGCTCGAAACCCGCACCATGCGCCTGGAACCGCGCATCTTCTATCAATACCTACGCAACTACCTGGTGGGCCCCAGCAGCCTCAGCACGGCATTGCCTGGTGGTGGCACACCGTTGAGCCAAAGCGCCGACGCCGATCTGGCCCAAGCCCTGCTAGGCCACTCCTGGTGGCAGCGCCGCCAGACGCGCAAGGCCCTAGGCCAGTTGCGCAGCGCCATTCATGCCCGCGAGGCCCTGCGTCTGGAGCGTACCCGGCTGTTCGGAATGTATCGGGCGCTGTACCTGGCCGCCGGGGAGCTACTGGCAAACACAGGTGGCCTGGCCACGGCCCGCGACGTCTTTTACCTGACAGAAGATGAAATTGACTCGGCTCTACAGCCCCAGAAAAATGCGCCGGTAGCTAATTATCAGCCTTTGGTAACGCTTCGGAAAGCAGAGTTTGCGGCCTATGCGCAGGTAGAGGTTCCGGCTCGTGTGACCGTTCCGGCAGCGCCCTCTTTCACGGCGCAACCAGACCTGAGCTCCGACGCAAGTAGCGTAGGCCACTTGCGCGGCACCGGCTGCGTGGCGGGCGTGGTGGAAGGTGAAGTATTGGTGATCCGCGGCCCCGAGGACAACCTGGATGTGGCGGGCAAGATTGTGTGTGCCCTGCGCACCGACCCCGGCTGGGCCGTGCTGTTTCCCAACTGCCGCGCCGTGGCCATTGAGAAGGGTTCCGCGCTTTCGCACTCCGTTATTCTGCTCCGCGAGTTGGGCATCCCGACCATCATCAACGTACCCCGTCTCACCGCCAGCCTGCAATCTGGCCAGCACGTGCGCTTTGATGGCGCTGCTGGTGAGCTACTGGTGCTGGCGGAAAGCGAGTAGTAATCCTGTCTGTCATGCTGAGCTTGCCGAAGCATCTCTACCGCTTCGTTGAGTTGATCCTAGGCCAGTTGATTAGCCAGCGGTAGAGATGCTTCGGCAAGCGGACGCCAGATGAAGCATAACGTTCTTTTTCATGACGTTCTCTTTCAAGTAATACTATCACGTCCACGAAGCCGCCACCATATCAACCTGTTTAGTCGCTCTATGGATACCAGTTTACTACACGCTTCTCCTTATTATGGCATGCTGCCGGCTGGCTTTTTTGAGGTGGCCGCACCGGCGCAGTCCACGCGCCCGGATAGGCAGGCATTGGCTGCTTTGTTTGCCGAAGAGGCCGAGCGCTATGATATCGTTTTCTATACTGATAATAGGCACGTGCGGCTTGTAGGCCTGTTTCCGAAGGAAGGCGGAGAGGCCCGATTCGGGTTTTGGGAAACCACTCCCGATGCCGCCGCCAATGCCCGCGCCTTTGCGGCGCTGGAAGCGGAAGCCCGCCGCCGGAACTGCCCGGCCATCACCGGACCCCTGGACTTCAACACGTTCCAACGGTACCGGCTGCGGCTGGGTGCGGCGCCTTCCTGGGGGCGCTTCGACCG
Proteins encoded in this window:
- a CDS encoding glycosyltransferase family 39 protein — its product is MKPSRLLPVLLALLKFLSGYLLASSAYELHRDEYLYLNYGQHLAWGYIEVPPLTAAQSWLTLAMGGGYFWVKFWPLLWGSLTIYIVARAAQRLGGGTWAVVLAGLCYLLGGFSRLNFLFQPNSFEVFAFTLSCYWLIRYQQEPRSRFLYGVGAVLGLALLNKYSTLFFLAALVGSLLLTPTRRVLSTRAFWLGAGLALLLWLPNMVWQVRHGIPFLHHMQELHDTQLVNVSLADFWKDQVLMCVSAVWVWVPGLLALLLYKPFREYRAVGLIYCFGLLILNLLHGKSYYALGYYPILFAAGAVWWEQRLQHWPSAQRWLRPALLVLPVLLMLPLYPYLTTVYAPAHLEKLGVAYRGIGVLRWEDAKDHPLPQDFADMLGWQELADKTWQAYQALPDSTRARTLIKCDNYGQAGAINYFNRHRAMPAATSFNGSYLYWFPLVPARPYRHMLLVGEGNPTELVSYFQEFRKMGEITNPYAREKGTSIYLGTYPSKAIMARVYREHQEELAQWEGPTPDQNAPVAAGR
- a CDS encoding efflux RND transporter permease subunit, whose product is MISSLYKWRFLFLAALAAACVALWPGVQAGVQVDNRLSAWFLEGDPALVAYHTFQQRFGNDEVVIIGVHDPATLLTSRNFRRLRQLSQALEHHPDVAAVLGAGTTSVPAPDGLHSARQLLDSTTTPAAVQRYLARQPTLRAQLFSPDYRTARLLVVLRSSPDFDDRRGEILGQLRTLTEAHVPKGRAWLGGVGVVYAGLNALSQQDFGLFLGLGYVLMFVVFWLLYRNLWLLLYTLGIVGLATYITLGLYGLLGYRLNLMTVLLPVIIILLGLMDALHVVNERNHLAGPGSTGPTDTLQALRNLARPCLATMLTTVAGFLALLSSPMAILRVFGVFAALGIALCLVFTFGLGVLLLPHAAPSPRATHTTSTRLVAFYGFVLRHRRLATVVSVVLVGLGLWGATRLRADTYTLGYLPTDNIVVRDHQALEAAWGPYLPLELLVEPRPGYSLSSPAVLRAAAAFSDSARTLHSAGEVFGFHSLYQAGLETRYGPRGGQLLGQSGAVKDIASRLQNDYPQLLGQFEHKPSGTGRITVSGRMLSARQLTATTDTLLRMARHTLGPVANVRPAGYQPLYARITDYVTTSQTNSLLLSFVLVLGLVWTFVGNFRLALLALIPNVFPVVVLLGVMGWAGIALDTATASIAAIVLSFCTDDTVHFIHAYREQRRAGLGPYAARHVTIAHVGPTIVLTSAVLFGGYAVMMLASLQTVFLFGLLTSLSIAAALYGEVIIFPLLLERFDRE
- a CDS encoding UbiA prenyltransferase family protein, producing the protein MLFPASRSFGAYLQERFPPVNMALFAIVFLTVRAVVVAAGEPAGFGLRELLGIGATISFFYRLRVFDEVKDYATDLEHHPQRVLQTGRVTLPQLGAVAVLGSLGEMLWSWWMGPMALAGWGIAVGYSLLMRYEFGVGQWLRQRLVLYAGTHLLVMPLVILWLWWALAGPGYLPQVFWLLAALSLLGGLAFEIARKIRPAATEVPGLDSYSRELGYGGAIGAVLVVLLAGVLVQARLLALLQAGPVPLVVLGLLYLLTAVHYVLAWRQPDTGRLKKAELLTSLFMLVSYVSILIEIHGLGHRFAI
- a CDS encoding PEP/pyruvate-binding domain-containing protein, which produces MLLLPHTPAAVRRTYTPGGKAAGLQKLQELGLPVPPFVVLPAETFEPRLQPLPTTPEGLAQRSNELRSFQLSASDAAALDHTLASWGFPERPVVVRSSVADEDGATAAFAGLMDSFLNLTTLPDVLAAIGACAASAYSERAVAYRQQKGLPLAARPAVVVQRQLTAEVSGVLFTTYPEYPLYEAIHVVRGFGEGLVGGHFDPQETYLSKATGAVCGQRQPLQPEQLVAAPSGSGLCLAPVPPNLQATECLTAEQLQNLHEAAQLLEKHMGHPQDVEFVVAEGKVWLVQARPITQPIPEVVVYDNSNIQESYCGVTTPLTFRFAQRAYATVYRQTMRVLGLPQHVIDGHETVVTQLLGLVQGRIYYHINHWYQGLLLLPSFRQNKEDMERMMGLEEPADVVQTRVRSLPERLRMLPRLLLNLSRLLRAFQQLPKQITRFQANFQTHYARFYQLTLPTLSGAELLAEKARLDAGLLQQWTTPIVNDFRVMMANGRALRQLRRSGLGHPEEFLHRYLSGDDTLPSAQMPRLMQQLAQQTAAHPNLRALILALPPDVHTQVGYLAPAFHASATEFIQQYGDRTVGELKLETRTMRLEPRIFYQYLRNYLVGPSSLSTALPGGGTPLSQSADADLAQALLGHSWWQRRQTRKALGQLRSAIHAREALRLERTRLFGMYRALYLAAGELLANTGGLATARDVFYLTEDEIDSALQPQKNAPVANYQPLVTLRKAEFAAYAQVEVPARVTVPAAPSFTAQPDLSSDASSVGHLRGTGCVAGVVEGEVLVIRGPEDNLDVAGKIVCALRTDPGWAVLFPNCRAVAIEKGSALSHSVILLRELGIPTIINVPRLTASLQSGQHVRFDGAAGELLVLAESE